The Myxococcota bacterium genomic sequence AGTGGCTCGCACGCGGCCGAGGTGGCGCCGGTTCCCCACGGCGCCTTCCGCTGTGCCACGATGCGCGGCATGACGGAACCCCACCGCATCTTCGGGCTGGAGCTCTCGCCCTACTCCGTGAAGGTCCGCGCGTACTTCCGCTACAAGGCGATCCCGCACGTGTGGCTCACGCGCAACGCCGACAATCAGAACGAGTTCCAGAAGCACGCGAAGCTTCCGCTGGTGCCGCTGGTGGTTTCGCCCGACGGCGAAGCGCTGCAGGACTCGACGCCGATCATCGAGCACTATGAAACACGTTTCCCCGAGCCGTCGATCCACCCGCGCGAGCCGGTCGCGGCGTTCGTGTCGGCGCTGCTCGAGGAGTTCGGCGACGAGTGGGGCAACAAGTGGATGTTCCACTACCGCTGGGCGCGCGACGTGGATCAGATCGCGGCCGCGGGGCGCATCGCCCGTGCGTCGATGCCGCGCGCCAGCGAGGAGCAGCACGCCGCCACCACGCAGGCGATCCGCCAGCGCATGGTCGGCCGCGTGTGGTTCGTGGGCTCGAGTCCGGCGACCTCGGCGCGCATCGAGGCGTCGTTCGGCGAGACGATCGACCTGCTCGACGCGCACCTCGCGAGCCGGCCGTATCTGTTCGGTGCGCGGCCGTCCTTCGCCGACTTCGGTCTCTGGGGTCAGATCTACAACGCCTGGACCGACCCGACTCCGGGCGCGCTGATCGAGGGACGCACGCCCGCGGTGCTGGCGTGGATCCAGCGCATGCTGTTTCCACGCAGCGAAGGTGAGTTCGAGCCGTGGGCGCGGCTCGCGCCGAGTCTCTCGCCCCTGCTCGAACGCCAGGTCGGGCGGCTGTTCCTGCCTTGGAGCGTGGCGAACGCCGCCGCGATCGACGCGGGCAAGGAGGAGTTCACGGTGGCGCTCGGGGGTGAGCCGTGGAGTCAGAAGCCGCAGAAATACCACGCGAAGTCACTGGTCGCGCTGCGCGCGAAGTACGCCGCGGCGGGCGACAGGCCGGCACTCGATGCGCTCCTGGAGCGCACGGGCTGCCTGGCGGCGCTGCGGGGCTGAGCCATGAGTGACTCGCGCAGGATCGCGGTCGTGACGGGCACGAGCACGGGCATCGGCCTGGCCACGGCGCTGCACCTGGCCGCGCACGGTCACCGGGTGTTCGCGGGCATGCGCAACCTGGGCAAGGCCGAGCCGCTGCGCAAGGCCGCGCGCGAGGCGGGCGTGGCCGTCGAGCTGATCGAGCTCGACGTGACCTCGGCCGACTCGGTGACCCGGGCAT encodes the following:
- a CDS encoding glutathione S-transferase family protein; this translates as MTEPHRIFGLELSPYSVKVRAYFRYKAIPHVWLTRNADNQNEFQKHAKLPLVPLVVSPDGEALQDSTPIIEHYETRFPEPSIHPREPVAAFVSALLEEFGDEWGNKWMFHYRWARDVDQIAAAGRIARASMPRASEEQHAATTQAIRQRMVGRVWFVGSSPATSARIEASFGETIDLLDAHLASRPYLFGARPSFADFGLWGQIYNAWTDPTPGALIEGRTPAVLAWIQRMLFPRSEGEFEPWARLAPSLSPLLERQVGRLFLPWSVANAAAIDAGKEEFTVALGGEPWSQKPQKYHAKSLVALRAKYAAAGDRPALDALLERTGCLAALRG